A DNA window from Paenibacillus andongensis contains the following coding sequences:
- a CDS encoding amino acid ABC transporter permease yields the protein MEQQFDITYVFDFLPKLVSYLHITLFIVACSMLLGVLIGFLIALPRLYEVPVLRRMSQIYVSFFRGTPILIQLFLIYYGLPEILKLINVDVSKVPVLTFVILTFGLHGGAYISEVIRAAVKAVDRGQVEAAYAIGMTGYQAFTRIIMPQALAISIPNFANLLIANLKDTSLAFSLGAMELMGKAQTLGAATQHFIETYICLSLIYFVICYGLEKLFLDIEKRLLRHDQPLVQRDSKFTFRRLFKTSWAASAQTDKGGYQP from the coding sequence ATGGAACAACAATTTGATATCACCTATGTCTTTGATTTTTTGCCCAAATTAGTTTCTTATCTGCATATTACATTGTTTATTGTAGCTTGCTCTATGCTGCTGGGTGTGCTAATCGGATTCCTCATAGCCCTGCCCCGGTTATATGAGGTTCCGGTGCTAAGAAGGATGTCTCAAATCTATGTGTCATTTTTCCGGGGGACGCCGATCCTCATCCAGCTGTTCCTCATTTATTATGGTCTTCCAGAGATATTGAAGCTTATTAACGTCGACGTCTCTAAAGTCCCTGTCCTGACCTTCGTTATTCTGACTTTTGGGCTGCATGGCGGGGCTTATATCTCGGAAGTCATTCGGGCAGCCGTGAAAGCCGTGGATCGAGGGCAAGTGGAGGCTGCCTATGCCATAGGTATGACAGGTTACCAAGCCTTTACACGTATCATCATGCCTCAAGCGCTTGCCATATCGATACCGAACTTTGCGAATCTGCTTATCGCCAATTTGAAGGATACTTCATTAGCCTTTTCGTTAGGCGCAATGGAATTGATGGGGAAAGCGCAGACGCTTGGTGCGGCAACTCAGCATTTTATTGAAACTTACATTTGTTTATCGCTCATCTATTTTGTTATTTGTTACGGGCTCGAGAAGCTGTTCTTGGATATTGAAAAGAGACTGCTGCGCCACGATCAACCCCTTGTTCAACGTGATTCGAAGTTTACATTTAGGCGATTGTTTAAGACATCTTGGGCTGCATCCGCTCAAACGGATAAAGGAGGGTATCAGCCATGA
- a CDS encoding amino acid ABC transporter permease produces the protein MKLDLGFIGSAFIQLLSALPITLLITIVSVFFGFLIGSAVAIIRIYRVPFIHYIASGYVTFIRGTPMLMHLLLIYFGLPVLIDSLAAAIGWSFRSTSIPMIGFAFLSFSITAGAYLAEVVRSGILAVNKGQIEAAYSIGMTTPQALWRIVLPQALAVSLPNLSNSLIGMLHGSTLAFTVSVVEINAKAQIVATTNWKFFESYIAAAFLFWGVTILIEKLTGLLEKRINIYNRGGVR, from the coding sequence ATGAAGCTCGATTTAGGGTTTATCGGTTCCGCCTTTATTCAACTGCTCTCTGCTTTGCCCATTACGCTGCTAATTACGATTGTATCGGTTTTCTTCGGATTTCTAATTGGATCGGCCGTGGCGATCATCCGAATTTACCGCGTTCCTTTTATCCATTACATCGCAAGCGGCTATGTGACGTTTATCCGAGGAACACCGATGCTGATGCACTTGCTGCTCATTTATTTCGGATTGCCTGTGCTTATTGACTCTTTGGCAGCAGCCATCGGTTGGAGCTTCCGCTCGACTTCTATTCCAATGATCGGTTTTGCCTTCCTTTCCTTCTCGATTACAGCAGGAGCCTATTTGGCAGAGGTCGTAAGATCGGGCATTCTAGCCGTGAATAAAGGACAGATTGAAGCCGCTTATTCCATCGGCATGACAACACCGCAAGCATTATGGCGCATCGTGCTTCCTCAAGCATTGGCTGTTAGCTTGCCTAACTTATCCAATTCGCTCATAGGTATGCTTCACGGTTCTACACTGGCTTTTACGGTATCTGTTGTTGAAATTAACGCCAAAGCGCAAATCGTTGCTACGACAAATTGGAAATTTTTTGAATCTTATATTGCCGCGGCTTTCCTATTCTGGGGAGTGACGATTCTGATCGAGAAGCTAACGGGGCTGCTCGAGAAACGAATAAATATTTACAACCGAGGTGGTGTACGATGA
- a CDS encoding amino acid ABC transporter ATP-binding protein has protein sequence MIKMANITKAFGKHEVLKGINLTVKKGEVVCILGPSGSGKTTLLRCINYLEKPNQGEVSIGDFTINCKRPSKQDIHTLRKKTAMVFQHYNLFKHKTVLENVMEGLVIVQKQSKEIARQTSIQMLEKVGLGSKLDAYPSQLSGGQQQRVGIARALALNPEVILFDEPTSALDPELVGEVLEVIQKIAKEGITMIVVTHEMGFAREVSNHVVFVDQGVIVEEGKPQDIFGDAKEERTRQFLKRITPEYTYNI, from the coding sequence ATGATCAAAATGGCGAATATCACCAAAGCTTTCGGCAAGCATGAGGTGCTGAAAGGTATCAATTTGACGGTTAAAAAAGGAGAAGTCGTCTGTATCCTTGGCCCAAGCGGTTCAGGCAAAACGACGCTGCTTCGCTGCATCAATTACTTGGAGAAGCCGAATCAAGGTGAGGTATCGATTGGAGATTTCACCATCAATTGCAAGCGCCCAAGCAAACAGGATATTCACACGCTCCGTAAGAAAACAGCGATGGTATTTCAACATTACAATTTATTTAAGCATAAAACGGTGCTGGAAAATGTGATGGAAGGCCTAGTCATTGTACAGAAGCAATCCAAGGAAATCGCACGGCAAACTAGCATTCAAATGCTGGAGAAAGTGGGGCTGGGCAGTAAGCTGGACGCATATCCAAGCCAATTGTCAGGTGGACAACAGCAAAGGGTGGGTATTGCCCGTGCGCTGGCACTTAATCCAGAAGTGATTTTGTTCGATGAACCAACTTCTGCACTAGATCCTGAGCTGGTCGGCGAGGTGCTGGAGGTTATCCAGAAAATTGCCAAAGAAGGCATTACGATGATCGTTGTTACGCATGAAATGGGCTTTGCTCGAGAAGTTTCGAATCATGTTGTTTTCGTGGACCAAGGTGTGATTGTGGAAGAAGGAAAGCCGCAGGATATTTTTGGTGATGCAAAGGAAGAGCGTACAAGACAATTTCTGAAACGAATTACGCCGGAATATACGTATAACATTTAA
- a CDS encoding LLM class flavin-dependent oxidoreductase yields the protein MGIKLSILDQSVIFPGENAEAALQHTIELVQLAEKLNYHRFWVSEHHDSDQLAGSSPEVLISHLLAKTERIRIGSGGIMLQHYSPYKVAENFNVLAALAPGRVDLGIGRAPGGLPRSTKALQQGITEPATLSEKLKELKQFIHNRLDADHPLTGLRVSPIPRQPADIYLLGATAASAELAAELGLPYVFAQFINGDHAVAAAAFEAYHAGFNREHGGQPKAILALSLIVADTEEEAKVLAGEYKNVKIHLENGKTLTVGTLEQAEEYGRQTQAKFTVEEKVAEITKGTKESVRQKLLDIQQTYGVDEFIVTTSVKDFAKRLRSFELLSEAFSELLV from the coding sequence ATGGGGATCAAACTTAGTATTTTGGATCAAAGCGTTATTTTCCCGGGCGAGAATGCGGAAGCCGCTCTGCAGCATACCATAGAGCTTGTGCAATTAGCGGAAAAGCTGAACTATCACCGCTTTTGGGTATCGGAGCATCACGATTCCGATCAGTTGGCCGGTTCTTCGCCCGAGGTGCTCATTTCTCATTTATTAGCGAAAACAGAGCGTATTCGCATTGGTTCTGGCGGCATTATGCTGCAGCATTACAGTCCCTACAAAGTAGCTGAAAACTTTAATGTCCTGGCAGCATTAGCACCTGGAAGAGTAGATCTCGGTATCGGAAGGGCGCCTGGCGGGCTTCCTCGTTCTACCAAAGCTCTACAGCAAGGCATCACGGAGCCAGCTACATTATCTGAGAAGCTGAAGGAACTCAAACAATTTATTCATAATCGATTGGATGCTGATCATCCGTTAACAGGGCTTCGGGTATCTCCGATTCCGAGACAACCAGCGGATATCTATCTGCTTGGCGCCACTGCGGCCAGTGCAGAATTAGCTGCTGAATTAGGGCTTCCTTATGTATTTGCCCAATTCATTAATGGTGATCATGCTGTGGCAGCAGCTGCTTTTGAAGCGTATCATGCTGGGTTTAATCGAGAACATGGCGGACAGCCGAAGGCGATCTTGGCTCTGTCCTTAATTGTAGCTGATACAGAAGAAGAGGCCAAAGTGCTGGCTGGCGAGTATAAAAATGTCAAAATCCATTTGGAAAACGGTAAAACCTTGACGGTTGGAACTCTTGAACAAGCCGAGGAGTATGGGCGGCAAACGCAGGCCAAATTCACCGTTGAAGAGAAGGTAGCGGAGATTACGAAAGGTACCAAAGAATCCGTCCGCCAAAAGCTGCTGGACATCCAGCAAACGTATGGGGTAGACGAATTCATCGTTACAACGTCGGTGAAAGATTTCGCCAAACGCTTGCGTTCCTTTGAGTTGCTTAGTGAGGCTTTCTCGGAGCTGCTTGTGTAG
- a CDS encoding M20 peptidase aminoacylase family protein, translating to MSEALSEQSQSAFEQKLIAIRRHLHQNPELSNEEVQTTVSIRGWLQEAGIRVDNFPLKTGLIAEVGGLHEGPIIALRADIDALPVQEATGLAYASSVPGTMHACGHDFHTAAVLGAAFILKQQEKELRGTVRFIFQPAEEKAQGAEQVIRSGALEGVHAVFGMHNKPDLPVGTIGIKSGPLMASADGFVVEIEGKGTHAAVPEAGIDPIVTGAHIVTALQAIVSRNVSALQSAVISVTKIHSGTAWNVIPDKAVLDGTVRTFDEEVRATVLSRFDQVVHGVAAAYGTKASVRWIKGPPAVHNDAGLAELATRAAGIAGLQVITPTPSLAGEDFAFYQKKVPGIFVFMGTSGAQEWHHPAFDLDERALPISANYFAILAEQALKQISSKFEVEVSG from the coding sequence ATGAGCGAAGCGCTGTCGGAACAATCACAGTCGGCATTTGAGCAGAAGCTGATCGCGATTCGGCGCCATCTGCATCAAAATCCGGAATTATCGAACGAAGAAGTTCAAACGACCGTATCGATCCGAGGCTGGCTGCAAGAAGCGGGCATCCGAGTGGATAACTTTCCGCTGAAAACAGGTCTTATCGCGGAGGTTGGAGGTCTGCACGAAGGACCCATTATTGCGCTGCGAGCCGATATTGATGCTTTGCCTGTCCAAGAAGCTACTGGACTGGCTTATGCCTCATCAGTTCCGGGCACCATGCATGCTTGCGGACATGATTTTCATACCGCAGCCGTTCTGGGCGCCGCTTTCATATTAAAGCAGCAAGAGAAAGAGCTGCGGGGTACGGTCCGTTTCATTTTCCAACCGGCGGAGGAGAAAGCGCAAGGAGCGGAGCAGGTCATCCGAAGCGGTGCTTTAGAGGGGGTTCATGCGGTATTTGGGATGCACAACAAACCCGATCTTCCTGTGGGCACAATCGGCATTAAATCGGGACCACTCATGGCATCTGCAGATGGGTTCGTTGTTGAAATCGAGGGAAAGGGTACACATGCTGCAGTGCCTGAAGCGGGGATAGACCCCATTGTAACCGGCGCACATATCGTCACAGCACTCCAAGCGATTGTAAGCCGGAATGTGAGTGCGCTGCAAAGCGCTGTGATAAGCGTTACCAAGATACACAGTGGAACCGCTTGGAATGTCATTCCGGATAAAGCTGTCTTAGACGGAACGGTTAGGACATTTGACGAGGAGGTTCGAGCCACGGTTCTGAGCAGGTTCGATCAGGTGGTTCATGGTGTAGCGGCTGCTTATGGGACGAAAGCATCTGTACGATGGATCAAGGGTCCGCCAGCCGTGCATAACGATGCGGGGTTAGCGGAATTAGCAACCCGTGCTGCGGGTATTGCAGGCTTGCAAGTCATCACGCCTACACCGTCGCTAGCAGGGGAAGACTTCGCGTTCTATCAGAAGAAGGTGCCAGGCATCTTCGTATTCATGGGCACATCGGGTGCGCAGGAATGGCACCATCCCGCTTTTGATCTCGATGAGCGCGCGCTGCCAATCAGCGCCAACTATTTTGCCATATTAGCGGAGCAAGCTCTCAAGCAAATAAGCTCCAAATTCGAAGTGGAGGTATCGGGATGA
- a CDS encoding DinB family protein has translation MSQLVIDIGPYIETNKQLRAAIEGLTDEQLTWKENADKWSVTEVLSHLTDHNIVVSFRIREIISGSTVQLPAFGQDAWVSSAKANEGAAVDILDAFQALLTYNSLLLRRLSPQDWEKTGVNFKGQTLALTDVVQSFTAHVQVHLAQIERIKQAERAANL, from the coding sequence ATGAGTCAACTTGTAATCGATATTGGGCCTTATATAGAAACAAATAAACAGTTAAGGGCTGCGATTGAAGGTCTTACGGATGAGCAGTTGACATGGAAGGAAAATGCGGATAAATGGAGTGTGACAGAAGTTCTGTCTCATTTGACCGATCACAACATCGTTGTTTCTTTTCGCATTCGCGAGATCATTTCTGGATCGACGGTTCAATTGCCTGCCTTTGGGCAAGATGCATGGGTAAGTAGTGCCAAGGCCAATGAAGGCGCAGCTGTAGATATTTTGGACGCTTTTCAAGCGTTATTGACCTATAACAGCCTATTATTGCGAAGATTATCCCCCCAAGACTGGGAGAAAACGGGTGTTAACTTCAAAGGACAGACGTTAGCGCTGACGGATGTCGTTCAATCTTTTACCGCACATGTGCAGGTACACCTTGCTCAAATTGAGCGGATTAAACAAGCTGAGCGAGCAGCGAATCTTTAA
- a CDS encoding GNAT family N-acetyltransferase, whose protein sequence is MSINRIRIRDARTEDREVIRQLLIDAYGQYETVLPPEGWQQYKDNILASVDGDAPSARLIAEINGEIVGSSLLFLSSQVAYGLPELDIHTPIIRLLAVSPQARGKGIATELIKESARRALELGASTLHLHTSDMMESAVKLYERLGFERAFDKDILKGENVVKSYRLQLKEAAILQ, encoded by the coding sequence ATGAGTATAAATAGGATTCGGATTCGTGACGCTCGTACAGAAGACCGTGAGGTGATCAGACAGCTTCTTATTGATGCTTATGGTCAGTACGAAACTGTGCTCCCTCCTGAAGGATGGCAGCAATACAAAGACAACATTCTTGCCTCTGTAGATGGCGACGCTCCTTCTGCACGACTAATTGCCGAAATCAATGGGGAAATCGTTGGCAGCTCCCTCTTGTTCCTATCTTCTCAGGTTGCCTATGGACTTCCTGAATTGGATATCCATACGCCGATTATTCGCTTATTGGCTGTTTCCCCCCAGGCTAGAGGCAAGGGAATTGCTACGGAGCTTATTAAAGAAAGTGCTAGGCGAGCGCTGGAATTGGGTGCATCTACGCTGCATCTGCACACTTCCGATATGATGGAATCTGCCGTGAAGCTTTATGAGCGTTTAGGTTTCGAACGGGCATTTGATAAGGATATTCTAAAGGGCGAAAACGTAGTAAAAAGCTATCGTCTGCAGCTCAAAGAAGCAGCGATTCTTCAATAA
- a CDS encoding LLM class flavin-dependent oxidoreductase: MSKQKQLKLGAIIHGVGGNISGWRHPDAITDASVNFGFYKQQAQKAEAGKFDLVFIADGLYITEKSIPHFLNRFEPITILSALAAVTSNIGLVGTLSTSYSEPFTVSRQFGSIDLISDGRAGWNIVTSPLEGSARNYSKDQHPTHPERYRIANEFLEVTRGLWDSWEDDAFIRDKESGVFFDPSKLHTLNHKGEFFSVQGPLNIARSKQGQPVIFQAGASEDGRAFAARVADAIFAGHETIEEAKAYYQDIKSRAVAYGRSAEDLVILPGISPIIGRTEEEAESKYQEIANLVTIDKALDFLGRFFEHHDFSQYPLDEPFPDLGDFGSNSFRSGTDKIKQTAKAKNLTLRQVALNVATPRGEFTGTPEQVADRVELWFKEEAADGFIIAAALPKGLDDFVDLVVPILQERGIYRKEYESDTLRGNLGVPIPANRYTKVEATI, translated from the coding sequence ATGTCAAAACAAAAGCAATTGAAGCTTGGAGCTATCATTCATGGTGTTGGTGGAAACATATCAGGATGGCGCCATCCCGATGCGATTACGGATGCCAGCGTCAATTTTGGCTTTTATAAACAGCAGGCTCAGAAGGCTGAAGCCGGTAAATTCGATCTGGTCTTTATTGCGGACGGTCTGTACATTACCGAGAAATCCATCCCTCATTTTTTGAATCGGTTTGAACCGATTACGATTCTTTCGGCGCTGGCTGCTGTCACATCCAACATCGGTCTTGTTGGTACGCTTTCGACCTCTTACAGCGAACCATTTACTGTGTCCAGACAATTCGGCTCGATTGATCTGATCAGTGATGGGCGTGCAGGCTGGAACATCGTGACTTCACCGCTAGAGGGGTCGGCTAGAAATTATAGCAAAGACCAACACCCCACACATCCAGAACGATATCGAATCGCGAATGAATTCTTGGAAGTAACGCGTGGACTTTGGGATTCCTGGGAAGACGATGCCTTTATCCGGGATAAAGAAAGCGGCGTATTCTTTGATCCGAGCAAGCTTCATACGTTGAACCACAAAGGGGAGTTCTTCTCCGTGCAGGGACCACTCAATATCGCGCGTTCGAAGCAAGGTCAGCCGGTTATTTTCCAAGCAGGAGCTTCTGAGGATGGTCGGGCTTTCGCGGCTAGAGTCGCTGATGCCATATTTGCCGGACACGAAACGATTGAGGAAGCGAAGGCTTATTATCAGGATATTAAAAGCAGAGCGGTAGCTTATGGCCGTTCAGCCGAAGATCTCGTTATTCTTCCTGGGATTAGCCCGATTATCGGACGTACGGAAGAAGAAGCGGAGAGCAAATATCAAGAAATTGCTAATTTAGTTACGATTGATAAAGCATTGGATTTCCTCGGACGCTTCTTTGAGCACCACGATTTCTCTCAATATCCACTGGATGAACCATTCCCGGATCTTGGTGATTTCGGCAGCAACAGTTTCCGCAGCGGTACAGATAAAATCAAGCAAACGGCCAAAGCGAAAAACCTCACTTTGAGACAAGTGGCGCTTAACGTGGCAACTCCGCGTGGTGAATTTACAGGAACACCTGAACAAGTAGCGGATCGTGTCGAGCTATGGTTCAAAGAAGAAGCGGCAGACGGCTTTATTATTGCTGCAGCTCTTCCCAAAGGATTGGACGATTTCGTCGATCTCGTTGTGCCTATCCTGCAAGAGCGCGGTATATACCGGAAAGAGTATGAATCTGACACGCTGCGCGGAAACCTAGGCGTACCGATTCCGGCTAATCGCTACACGAAAGTAGAGGCAACTATCTAA
- a CDS encoding tellurite resistance TerB family protein — protein sequence MSTFKSWFSNAKSGLSDQVKKFQNKDFLDAVVAGCAIVAAADGSIGNSEKEKMIGYISRSEELKVFDVSNVIARFNHFAGNFEFSNIVGKQEALKVISKFNNKPEVGRIIIAVCCAIGAADGDFDDQEKKVVRDICTALNLNPSEFSL from the coding sequence ATGAGTACGTTTAAATCATGGTTTTCAAATGCCAAATCAGGCTTGTCCGATCAAGTCAAAAAATTTCAAAACAAAGATTTTCTGGATGCCGTTGTAGCGGGTTGTGCGATTGTTGCGGCAGCTGATGGCAGCATTGGCAATTCAGAAAAAGAAAAGATGATTGGTTACATCAGCCGTAGCGAAGAGCTTAAAGTATTTGATGTTAGTAATGTCATCGCTCGCTTCAATCATTTTGCTGGCAACTTTGAGTTCTCAAATATTGTAGGCAAGCAAGAGGCGCTTAAAGTTATTTCCAAGTTTAACAATAAGCCTGAAGTTGGACGAATCATCATTGCGGTATGCTGCGCAATTGGTGCTGCAGACGGTGATTTTGATGATCAAGAGAAGAAAGTTGTCAGAGATATTTGTACAGCGCTGAACCTCAATCCTAGCGAATTTAGTCTGTGA
- a CDS encoding TerD family protein — translation MTISLVKGQKIDLTKGNAGLSKVVVGLGWDPAVVEKKGFFGSKKTAVEIDCDASVILLDENGKLTKEKNVVFFANLQSPDGSVVHSGDNRTGEGDGDDEQVSVNLGQVPADVSKIVFVVNIYDCVNRKQDFGLIQSAYIRIVNDSNNQELIKFNLSDNYSGKTSLIVGELYRHSGEWKFNAIGEGSTDTTIGQLVKRYQ, via the coding sequence TTGACAATTAGCTTGGTCAAAGGTCAAAAAATTGATTTAACCAAAGGTAATGCTGGTCTTTCCAAGGTTGTAGTTGGACTAGGTTGGGATCCTGCGGTTGTTGAGAAGAAAGGTTTCTTCGGTTCCAAAAAAACAGCTGTTGAAATTGATTGCGACGCTTCCGTCATCTTATTAGATGAGAATGGGAAATTGACGAAAGAGAAGAATGTTGTTTTCTTCGCTAACTTGCAAAGTCCTGATGGCTCCGTTGTTCACTCCGGTGATAACCGCACAGGGGAAGGCGATGGCGATGATGAGCAAGTATCTGTTAATTTAGGACAAGTTCCTGCGGATGTTAGTAAAATCGTTTTCGTTGTTAATATCTACGACTGCGTAAATAGAAAACAAGATTTCGGACTCATTCAATCAGCTTATATTCGGATCGTGAATGATTCCAATAATCAAGAATTAATTAAATTTAATCTTTCGGACAATTACTCCGGTAAAACATCCCTGATTGTTGGTGAACTTTATCGTCATAGCGGCGAATGGAAATTCAACGCGATTGGTGAAGGCAGCACAGATACAACGATTGGCCAATTAGTTAAACGATATCAATAA
- a CDS encoding TerD family protein, with translation MAISLSKGQKVDLTKTNPGLTKVVVGLGWDTNKYDGGKDFDLDASIFAVNASGKVGSESDFIFYNNPKNANGSIVHNGDNRTGAGDGDDEQVSVDLSAIPAETEKIAFCITIHDAEARAQNFGQVSNAYVRILNETSGTELIRFDLGEDFSIETGVVIGELYRNNGEWKFSAIGSGYKDGLAGLARDYGLQTS, from the coding sequence ATGGCAATTTCACTATCCAAAGGTCAAAAAGTAGATTTGACAAAAACAAACCCAGGTTTAACTAAAGTTGTTGTTGGTTTAGGTTGGGACACGAACAAATATGATGGCGGTAAAGATTTCGATCTAGACGCTTCCATTTTCGCTGTTAATGCTTCTGGCAAAGTAGGATCTGAATCTGATTTCATCTTCTACAACAACCCGAAGAATGCGAATGGTTCAATCGTACATAACGGCGACAACCGTACAGGTGCTGGCGATGGCGATGATGAGCAAGTAAGTGTCGATCTAAGTGCGATTCCAGCTGAGACTGAGAAAATTGCTTTCTGCATTACAATCCATGATGCTGAAGCAAGAGCGCAAAACTTTGGACAAGTTTCCAATGCTTACGTTCGTATTCTTAACGAAACTTCAGGCACAGAATTGATTCGTTTTGATCTTGGCGAAGACTTCTCCATTGAAACAGGCGTAGTCATCGGTGAATTGTACCGCAACAACGGCGAATGGAAATTCAGCGCAATCGGCAGCGGCTACAAAGACGGTCTTGCAGGATTAGCTCGCGATTACGGCTTACAAACTTCCTAA
- a CDS encoding TerD family protein: MSISLSKGQRIDLTKTNPGLSKAIIGLGWDTNKYSGGHSFDLDASAFLLHAEGKAKGLEDFIFYNNLVGVGGCVQHTGDNRTGDGDGDDEQIKVDFSKIPAHIHRVGIAVTIHDAISRNQNFGQVSNAFVRLVDEVTNREILRYDLGEDFSVETAVVICELYRDSQGQEWKFQAVGSGFQGGLQALCKNYGLDAQ, translated from the coding sequence ATGTCAATCAGCTTGTCAAAAGGTCAAAGAATTGACTTAACGAAGACGAACCCTGGCCTCAGTAAGGCTATTATCGGATTAGGTTGGGATACGAACAAATACAGTGGTGGGCATTCATTCGATTTGGATGCGTCAGCCTTTCTGCTGCATGCTGAAGGTAAAGCCAAAGGTCTTGAGGACTTCATTTTTTACAACAACTTAGTTGGTGTGGGTGGTTGCGTTCAACATACAGGCGACAATCGGACAGGTGATGGCGATGGAGATGACGAGCAAATTAAAGTTGATTTCTCCAAAATCCCTGCGCATATTCACCGAGTCGGCATTGCAGTAACGATCCATGATGCGATTAGTCGTAATCAGAATTTCGGTCAAGTATCGAATGCGTTCGTTCGCCTTGTTGATGAGGTAACGAATCGCGAGATTTTACGGTATGACTTGGGTGAGGACTTTTCTGTAGAGACTGCTGTTGTCATTTGTGAATTGTACCGAGACAGCCAAGGTCAAGAATGGAAGTTCCAAGCTGTTGGAAGTGGTTTTCAAGGCGGTCTTCAAGCCCTTTGTAAAAACTACGGACTTGATGCCCAATAA
- a CDS encoding TerD family protein gives MHISLVKGQKTDVTKTNPGLSQIGIGLGWNSPANIDLDTSAFLLGANGKVDNDEQLVFYNNPTKSGVNFIDQPSHGTDKKQFSIQFSGVPAHVEKVAITLTIHEGEKLKQQFSQVTQAYLRIFHPNTGQDMLRYELGNQFSVETAIVVGELYRYGTEWKFSAVGSGFSGGLKALCGNFGIEVKDELTPSPIPNPLPVPPPVSTPAQSGKPPLIPPAPINLNKIELKKKGDRISLEKKTTGNLGEIVINLNWNQKKSGGFFGKSKVIDLDLACLYELKNGEKGVIQALGNRFGSLHREPYIALDGDDRTGSVTTGENIRINGNKLSEFERILIFTFIYEGATTWSEADGVVSIKQDGGPDIIVKLNEHDNRQGMCAIALIRNQNNETFSIERLVQYFTGHKALDEAFGWGMRWVAGNK, from the coding sequence ATGCATATATCTCTTGTCAAAGGCCAAAAGACGGATGTTACAAAAACAAATCCGGGACTCTCACAGATTGGTATTGGACTCGGATGGAACTCTCCTGCGAACATAGATTTGGATACTTCAGCATTCTTGTTAGGCGCTAATGGAAAGGTAGATAATGACGAACAGTTGGTATTCTACAACAATCCCACAAAAAGCGGTGTGAATTTCATCGATCAACCCTCTCACGGGACCGATAAGAAGCAATTTTCTATTCAATTTTCGGGCGTTCCAGCCCATGTTGAGAAAGTTGCTATCACATTAACCATTCATGAAGGTGAGAAGCTGAAGCAGCAATTCAGCCAAGTGACACAAGCTTATTTACGGATTTTTCATCCTAACACAGGGCAAGATATGTTGCGATATGAATTAGGAAATCAATTCTCCGTCGAGACAGCTATTGTTGTAGGGGAATTATATAGATATGGTACGGAATGGAAATTCAGTGCGGTTGGATCTGGCTTTTCTGGCGGTCTGAAGGCGCTGTGCGGTAATTTCGGAATCGAGGTTAAGGATGAACTGACACCTAGCCCTATACCTAATCCGCTACCTGTGCCGCCCCCAGTTTCAACTCCGGCGCAATCGGGTAAACCTCCTCTTATCCCTCCAGCTCCAATTAATCTGAATAAGATTGAATTGAAGAAGAAGGGCGATCGCATTAGTCTCGAGAAGAAGACAACAGGAAATCTCGGGGAAATTGTCATTAATTTAAACTGGAATCAGAAGAAATCCGGTGGATTTTTCGGTAAAAGCAAAGTGATCGATCTGGATCTAGCTTGTTTATATGAATTAAAGAACGGTGAGAAGGGCGTTATTCAAGCGCTTGGCAACCGCTTCGGTTCACTCCATAGAGAGCCGTACATTGCCTTAGACGGTGATGATCGTACGGGCTCGGTAACAACGGGAGAAAACATACGAATTAATGGGAATAAGCTCTCAGAATTTGAAAGAATTCTAATCTTTACTTTCATTTACGAAGGTGCAACAACTTGGTCTGAAGCAGATGGCGTAGTGTCCATCAAACAAGATGGTGGACCCGACATCATAGTGAAATTGAATGAACATGATAATCGTCAGGGCATGTGTGCTATTGCATTAATTCGTAACCAAAATAATGAAACATTTAGCATTGAGCGGCTTGTTCAATATTTCACCGGTCATAAGGCGTTAGATGAAGCCTTTGGATGGGGAATGAGATGGGTTGCAGGAAATAAGTAA